Proteins encoded within one genomic window of Prosthecobacter fusiformis:
- a CDS encoding Nif3-like dinuclear metal center hexameric protein, which translates to MNLTDLSHYLDTTLRIRELPDYSNAVNGLQLANRKGEITRIAAAVDATLPVVKKAIATGADMLIVHHGMFWSGLQPWTGATFERMRLAIENDLAIYSVHLPLDVHPQLGNNAQIAKAMQLVPGGNFLDYKGMPVGVTCELVMPLDEVVSRFTEALGGSRVHLCAGGPQSTRKIGICSGGSGSEVAAAAKAGVDTFITGEGPHWSYTLAEELGINVLYGGHYATETFGVKALAQHLQAQFSLPWEFVDHPTGL; encoded by the coding sequence ATGAATCTCACCGACCTCAGCCATTACCTTGATACCACCCTGCGTATCCGCGAGCTTCCGGATTACAGCAACGCCGTGAATGGTTTGCAGCTTGCCAATCGCAAAGGTGAGATCACCCGCATCGCTGCTGCTGTGGATGCCACCTTGCCCGTCGTTAAAAAGGCCATCGCCACCGGAGCGGACATGCTCATTGTGCATCACGGCATGTTCTGGAGCGGCCTTCAGCCCTGGACGGGTGCCACATTTGAGCGCATGCGTCTGGCCATTGAAAACGACCTCGCTATCTACAGCGTGCATCTGCCCTTGGATGTCCATCCGCAGTTGGGAAACAACGCCCAGATTGCCAAAGCCATGCAGCTTGTTCCAGGCGGTAACTTCTTGGATTACAAAGGCATGCCCGTAGGAGTCACGTGCGAGCTCGTCATGCCTTTGGATGAAGTCGTCTCCCGCTTCACAGAGGCTCTCGGCGGCAGTCGTGTCCACCTCTGCGCGGGCGGCCCTCAGTCCACACGGAAGATTGGCATCTGCTCCGGCGGCTCCGGCTCGGAGGTCGCCGCCGCCGCGAAAGCTGGTGTGGATACCTTCATCACTGGTGAAGGCCCACACTGGAGCTACACCCTCGCCGAAGAACTCGGCATCAATGTTCTTTACGGCGGTCACTACGCCACCGAGACCTTCGGCGTCAAAGCCCTCGCCCAGCACCTTCAGGCACAGTTCAGCCTGCCCTGGGAATTTGTGGACCATCCCACTGGACTCTGA
- a CDS encoding PHP domain-containing protein, with amino-acid sequence MRFSFLPILFIAATAMVSADEPRWFKGNTHTHSLWSDGNDFPEMISAWYKEKGYDFLCMSDHNTLAEGEKWVPEATIEKKKISLGRKVVDKCTDRFGPGWVTTRTDEKGQVEVKLKTLEEYRVKLEEPGKFLLVQAEEVSAGFAKSPIHINAINLTEAIQPVKDLVSIRETMRTNLQAIAAQGLKTGRPIMSHLNHPNFKWAVSAEDIAHVIEDKFFEVYNGHPSTYPEGDPARADTSTDRIWDIANTIRLVELKAAPLYALGTDDSHHYHGGTATSGRGWVMVKADKLDANALVEAMQRGDFYASCGVALEDVSFDKTTRKLTVKIKGEPGVKYTTEFRGTPKNYDRAIKEVPAPADDNYPVRLKYSEEVGKLLASSESLESSYQMTGDELYVRAIITSDQIMTNPATPGQLQKAWTQPVGWQP; translated from the coding sequence ATGAGATTCTCCTTCCTTCCGATTCTTTTCATTGCGGCAACAGCCATGGTTTCGGCTGATGAACCCCGATGGTTCAAAGGCAACACCCATACCCATTCCCTATGGAGCGATGGCAATGATTTCCCGGAAATGATTTCGGCCTGGTACAAGGAGAAGGGTTACGACTTCCTCTGCATGTCCGACCACAACACCCTGGCCGAAGGGGAAAAGTGGGTGCCTGAAGCCACCATCGAAAAGAAGAAGATCTCACTCGGCCGCAAGGTGGTGGACAAATGTACGGATCGTTTTGGCCCCGGCTGGGTCACCACCCGCACCGACGAAAAAGGCCAGGTGGAAGTGAAGCTCAAAACCCTGGAAGAATACCGCGTTAAACTTGAGGAACCCGGCAAGTTTCTGCTGGTGCAGGCGGAGGAAGTCAGCGCCGGTTTTGCCAAGTCGCCCATCCACATCAATGCCATCAACCTCACCGAGGCTATTCAGCCCGTGAAGGATCTCGTTTCCATCCGCGAGACCATGCGCACCAACCTTCAGGCCATTGCTGCCCAAGGCCTGAAAACCGGACGCCCCATCATGTCCCATCTCAATCACCCCAATTTCAAATGGGCCGTGAGTGCAGAAGACATCGCCCATGTCATCGAAGATAAATTCTTTGAAGTCTATAACGGCCATCCCTCCACCTATCCCGAAGGCGATCCTGCTCGTGCGGATACCTCCACGGACCGTATATGGGACATCGCCAATACCATCCGTCTTGTGGAACTGAAGGCTGCGCCTTTATATGCACTCGGCACGGATGACAGCCACCACTATCACGGCGGCACCGCCACCTCCGGTCGTGGCTGGGTCATGGTCAAGGCGGATAAACTGGATGCCAATGCCCTGGTGGAAGCCATGCAGCGCGGTGACTTTTATGCCTCCTGCGGGGTGGCCCTGGAAGACGTATCCTTTGACAAAACCACCCGCAAACTGACGGTGAAAATCAAGGGCGAACCCGGCGTGAAATATACGACCGAGTTCCGCGGCACCCCAAAAAACTATGACCGCGCCATCAAGGAAGTACCCGCCCCCGCCGATGACAACTACCCCGTCCGCCTGAAGTATAGCGAAGAGGTGGGCAAGCTGCTGGCCAGCAGCGAAAGCTTGGAATCCAGCTACCAGATGACCGGGGATGAACTCTACGTCCGTGCCATCATCACCTCCGACCAGATCATGACCAATCCTGCCACCCCGGGCCAGTTGCAGAAAGCCTGGACCCAGCCCGTTGGTTGGCAGCCATAA
- a CDS encoding SMP-30/gluconolactonase/LRE family protein, producing the protein MTTSRRTFLATLAASAATSAFARDWTGKVPQRYPDPDVIALEPAFSKYIQGNSPIRRLHTGMLWAEGPAWNGSGDYLVWSDIPNNAQMRYLPEDGHVSVMRNNSGNSNGNTFDWQGRQISCEHANRRVVRYELNGKMTVLASEFEGKPLNAPNDVVVHPDGGVWFTDPGYGSMGDYEGNKGELQLKEAVYRIDPGGKIEKVTEAEAKPNGLCFSPDYKKLYIVDTGAAKNIRVYDVSDGVKLSEGKELAVMNEDASVGMLAECQRSELLHQELYSQGRNEARSTSRRLLNATSMPSDELQQKFAEIRDLEQKIEEWTFKRKGFLTSRTKGQGGSDGIRCDVDGNVWATAGWIGDGYDGVHVFSPEGQRIGFIKLPETASNLCFGGRKRNRLFITASQSLYSLYVNTSGAHFC; encoded by the coding sequence ATGACCACCTCACGCCGCACATTTCTCGCCACACTTGCTGCCAGCGCCGCCACGTCCGCCTTTGCCCGTGATTGGACGGGGAAGGTGCCACAGCGTTATCCCGATCCAGATGTGATCGCCCTGGAGCCTGCCTTCTCAAAATATATCCAGGGCAATTCACCGATCCGGCGATTGCACACGGGCATGCTCTGGGCGGAAGGACCGGCCTGGAATGGCAGTGGGGATTATCTGGTGTGGAGTGACATCCCTAACAATGCCCAGATGCGCTACCTGCCTGAAGACGGTCATGTTAGCGTGATGCGCAACAACTCTGGCAACAGCAATGGCAACACCTTTGACTGGCAGGGGCGGCAAATCTCCTGCGAGCACGCTAACCGCCGTGTGGTGCGGTATGAACTGAATGGCAAAATGACGGTGCTGGCCTCTGAGTTTGAAGGCAAGCCGCTCAACGCGCCGAACGATGTCGTGGTTCATCCCGATGGCGGGGTGTGGTTTACTGATCCAGGTTACGGAAGCATGGGGGATTACGAGGGCAACAAGGGTGAGCTGCAATTGAAGGAGGCGGTCTATCGCATTGATCCTGGGGGCAAGATTGAAAAAGTCACCGAGGCAGAAGCTAAGCCTAACGGGTTATGCTTCAGCCCGGATTATAAGAAGCTTTATATTGTGGATACAGGGGCTGCGAAAAACATCCGTGTGTACGACGTTAGCGATGGAGTGAAGCTGAGTGAGGGCAAAGAGTTAGCCGTGATGAATGAAGATGCATCCGTAGGTATGTTGGCCGAATGCCAGCGCTCTGAGCTGCTTCATCAAGAGCTTTACTCCCAAGGGCGAAATGAGGCTAGATCAACGTCTCGGCGTCTTCTTAACGCTACGAGCATGCCTTCCGATGAGCTTCAACAGAAGTTTGCAGAGATTCGAGACCTGGAGCAAAAGATTGAAGAGTGGACCTTTAAGCGGAAAGGCTTTTTAACTTCACGCACCAAAGGCCAAGGCGGTTCTGACGGCATCCGCTGCGATGTGGATGGCAATGTCTGGGCCACTGCTGGATGGATCGGCGATGGCTATGATGGCGTGCATGTGTTTTCTCCAGAGGGGCAGCGCATCGGCTTCATCAAGCTGCCCGAAACTGCCAGCAATCTTTGCTTCGGCGGACGGAAGCGTAACCGCCTGTTTATTACGGCGAGCCAGTCGCTCTATTCGCTGTATGTGAATACGAGTGGGGCGCATTTTTGTTGA
- a CDS encoding outer membrane lipoprotein-sorting protein, whose translation MKRHPAFFTLLSVLGLVILTNFTSSLHAADEPATAADLASRMNAIRSDGTSFARLRMEINGGGAIQIQTKERHTQSGSDAVYQILFPKERKGESVLLRKSASGATSGSLFVPPETLTQLSAAQMKNGLFGSDLAYEDVIENFFAWSTQSLVGTAEIDRTACQILESKPGNSDRSSYASVRTWIDPRRMVPLRVEKYNASGTLLLRIETKDVAKDDRGHYLPASLTITRAGSGGTMIQGSRIRHGVPLTDADFSPAGIQTLTTPK comes from the coding sequence ATGAAACGTCATCCCGCCTTTTTCACGCTGCTGTCGGTCCTCGGCCTGGTTATCCTAACTAATTTTACTTCATCGCTTCATGCAGCCGATGAGCCAGCCACTGCCGCTGATCTCGCCTCCCGCATGAACGCCATCCGCTCGGATGGCACCTCCTTTGCACGCCTCCGCATGGAGATCAATGGCGGCGGTGCCATCCAGATCCAGACCAAGGAACGTCACACCCAAAGTGGCTCGGATGCCGTTTACCAGATCCTCTTTCCCAAAGAGCGCAAAGGTGAGTCCGTGCTGCTGCGCAAGTCCGCTTCTGGCGCTACTTCCGGCTCTCTTTTTGTCCCACCGGAAACCCTCACCCAGCTCAGTGCCGCCCAGATGAAGAACGGCCTCTTCGGCAGCGATCTGGCTTACGAAGACGTCATCGAAAACTTCTTCGCCTGGAGCACTCAGTCCCTGGTCGGCACTGCGGAAATTGACCGCACCGCCTGTCAGATCCTCGAATCCAAACCAGGAAATTCCGACCGCTCCAGCTATGCCTCCGTGCGCACATGGATCGACCCTCGTCGTATGGTGCCCCTCCGTGTGGAAAAGTACAATGCTTCCGGCACCCTCCTCCTCCGCATTGAAACGAAGGATGTCGCAAAGGATGATCGAGGCCACTACCTCCCCGCCAGCCTCACCATCACCCGTGCTGGCAGTGGGGGAACAATGATTCAGGGCTCCCGCATCCGCCATGGCGTCCCCCTGACCGATGCCGACTTCTCTCCAGCAGGAATCCAGACACTGACCACGCCCAAGTAA
- a CDS encoding prenyltransferase/squalene oxidase repeat-containing protein: MLNSLDQALTNTRTHLLSLRNAAGHWEGELSSSALSTATAIVALNEVDAAEYREWIEAGVRWLIENQNADGGWGDTTISKSNLSTTLLCWSALSVCGEMKRAGHAAMQIPRPGGRSYAGALAGAATGTHALAGAATWIRGQVGSLEADEIAKTVIGRYGKDKTFSVPILMLCTIGGTMGEGAWKRVLPLPFELAALPRAWFGAVGMPVVSYALPALIAIGYARFKKAPPAWWNPLGWLRGALWKRIRPMLKALQPSSGGYLEATPLTSFVTMALAAAGDKEHPCIPGAVEFLKRSMRADGSWPIDTNLATWGTTLACKALGSAEVPVRQWLQNQQYQEVHPFTNAAPGGWAWTDLPGGVPDADDTAGALIGLKIQEEAGSRVAAEAGLQWLLDLQNRDGGMPTFCRGWGTLPFDRSSPELTAHALLAWGLWEKEMPEAMRDRLKKATEMALGYLRKTQRKDGSWIPLWFGNEHTSDEENPLYGTAQVVAYLSGDKALAMQADRLIRSGCAYLEAAQKMDGSWGGDGDAPASIEETAVAVHALLLQGGRTRASALRGIEWLIAATQNGTHFPSAPIGLYFARLWYHEKLYPVIWSLQAFRSAKAVLSSVDEAGTTTSLS, from the coding sequence ATGTTAAATTCTCTGGACCAGGCCCTCACGAATACCCGCACCCATTTGCTGTCCCTGCGCAATGCCGCTGGCCATTGGGAAGGGGAATTGTCCAGCAGCGCGCTTTCGACCGCGACTGCCATCGTGGCTTTGAATGAGGTGGATGCGGCCGAATATCGTGAATGGATCGAGGCAGGTGTGCGATGGCTTATCGAGAATCAGAATGCGGATGGGGGATGGGGGGATACGACGATCAGCAAGAGCAACCTTTCGACGACGCTGCTGTGCTGGAGTGCATTGAGTGTATGTGGTGAGATGAAAAGAGCGGGACACGCGGCTATGCAAATCCCACGCCCTGGCGGGCGCAGCTACGCGGGAGCCTTGGCGGGCGCGGCTACGGGGACCCACGCCCTGGCGGGCGCAGCTACTTGGATTAGGGGGCAGGTGGGGTCGTTGGAGGCGGATGAGATCGCGAAGACGGTGATTGGGCGGTATGGGAAGGACAAGACTTTTTCGGTGCCGATTTTGATGCTGTGTACGATTGGCGGGACGATGGGGGAGGGGGCGTGGAAAAGGGTGCTGCCGCTGCCGTTTGAGTTGGCAGCATTGCCACGGGCGTGGTTTGGCGCAGTGGGGATGCCGGTGGTGAGCTATGCGCTGCCTGCTCTGATTGCCATTGGGTATGCCCGGTTTAAAAAGGCACCGCCTGCGTGGTGGAATCCTTTGGGATGGTTGCGGGGGGCTTTGTGGAAACGCATCCGCCCGATGTTGAAGGCGCTGCAACCTTCCAGTGGCGGCTATCTGGAAGCGACCCCCCTAACAAGTTTTGTGACCATGGCGTTGGCGGCGGCAGGAGATAAAGAGCATCCATGCATTCCGGGGGCGGTCGAGTTTTTGAAGCGCTCGATGAGGGCAGATGGGAGCTGGCCGATTGACACGAACTTGGCCACCTGGGGGACGACGCTGGCGTGCAAGGCTCTCGGCAGTGCGGAGGTTCCTGTGCGCCAGTGGTTGCAAAATCAGCAGTATCAAGAGGTGCACCCTTTCACCAACGCCGCGCCGGGTGGCTGGGCGTGGACGGATTTGCCAGGCGGGGTGCCGGATGCGGATGATACGGCAGGGGCGCTGATCGGTCTGAAGATTCAAGAAGAGGCGGGTTCGCGAGTGGCGGCCGAAGCGGGACTTCAGTGGCTTCTGGATCTGCAAAACCGTGATGGAGGGATGCCGACCTTTTGCCGGGGATGGGGGACATTGCCGTTTGATCGCAGCAGTCCTGAGCTGACGGCGCATGCTTTGCTGGCGTGGGGGCTGTGGGAAAAGGAGATGCCCGAAGCCATGCGAGACCGGCTGAAGAAGGCCACTGAAATGGCGCTGGGCTATTTGAGGAAAACGCAGCGAAAGGACGGATCGTGGATACCGCTGTGGTTCGGCAATGAGCATACCTCAGATGAAGAAAATCCGCTGTATGGGACGGCGCAGGTGGTGGCTTATTTGAGTGGGGATAAGGCACTGGCGATGCAGGCGGACAGGCTCATCCGCAGTGGTTGCGCTTACTTGGAAGCGGCTCAGAAAATGGATGGGAGCTGGGGCGGGGACGGGGATGCACCGGCTTCCATTGAGGAGACGGCGGTGGCTGTGCATGCGCTGCTGCTGCAAGGGGGGCGGACGAGGGCGTCCGCACTCCGGGGTATCGAATGGCTGATCGCGGCCACACAAAATGGGACGCATTTTCCAAGCGCGCCTATTGGACTGTACTTCGCGCGGCTGTGGTATCACGAGAAGCTTTATCCGGTGATCTGGAGCCTGCAGGCATTTCGCAGTGCAAAAGCAGTCTTGTCGTCCGTTGATGAAGCGGGTACAACGACATCATTATCATGA
- a CDS encoding ABC transporter permease, whose translation MTFFSIVVRGLLRRPVRTALTLVGISLGIAAVVALVGLSEGFEKSWQTGLKVRGTDIVVSNMGGAMVPKPFSPTVRDRVAKIPQVAETCMLMVELMSVEEAEMIMVSAREWGGFTWDNLQIISGRLPKDANEQAVVLGQTAAQVLKKKVGDSLLIEAAELNVVGIVNGGALVEDGSIILALPVLQTIMSSEDKINVVDVRAVPGLTEQELDALSERITTAIPEIRAVSVAHHFNNSQGFKMIRAMSWGTSLLAVLVGVLGVMNTMLMTVFERKQEICVLLAIGWKRGRIVRMVLLESAILGLAGGICGILLGIAGVKIMQATPAIRGLLEADLGAPLLLTALLISVIVGVLSGLYPAWRSSRLNPAAALNG comes from the coding sequence ATGACTTTTTTTTCCATTGTTGTACGCGGCCTCCTGCGCCGTCCTGTGCGCACCGCCCTCACCCTGGTGGGCATCTCTCTCGGCATCGCCGCCGTCGTCGCCCTGGTCGGTCTTTCGGAAGGTTTTGAAAAAAGCTGGCAGACAGGACTCAAGGTGCGCGGGACGGACATCGTCGTCAGCAACATGGGCGGGGCCATGGTGCCAAAACCCTTCAGTCCCACCGTCCGGGACCGGGTAGCCAAAATCCCTCAAGTGGCGGAAACCTGCATGCTCATGGTGGAGCTCATGAGCGTGGAGGAGGCTGAAATGATCATGGTCTCCGCGCGCGAATGGGGCGGTTTCACTTGGGATAATCTGCAAATCATTTCCGGCCGCCTTCCCAAAGACGCCAACGAGCAAGCGGTCGTATTGGGTCAGACCGCAGCCCAGGTCCTCAAGAAAAAAGTCGGCGATTCCCTCCTCATTGAGGCTGCCGAACTCAACGTCGTAGGCATCGTCAATGGCGGAGCTTTGGTGGAAGACGGTTCCATCATTCTCGCCCTGCCCGTCCTTCAGACCATCATGTCCAGTGAGGACAAAATCAACGTTGTGGATGTCCGCGCCGTGCCCGGCCTCACCGAGCAGGAACTAGATGCCCTGAGTGAGCGTATCACCACAGCCATCCCTGAAATACGGGCCGTCTCCGTCGCCCATCATTTTAATAACAGCCAGGGTTTCAAAATGATTCGCGCCATGAGCTGGGGCACCTCCCTCCTCGCCGTATTGGTGGGTGTGCTCGGTGTCATGAACACCATGCTCATGACCGTCTTCGAGAGAAAGCAGGAGATATGTGTCCTGTTGGCCATCGGCTGGAAGCGGGGACGCATCGTCCGCATGGTGCTACTGGAGTCCGCTATCCTAGGCCTGGCTGGCGGCATTTGTGGCATCTTGTTAGGCATTGCCGGGGTGAAGATCATGCAGGCCACTCCGGCCATCCGTGGTCTGCTGGAGGCGGATCTCGGAGCTCCACTGCTCCTCACTGCCTTGCTCATTTCCGTGATTGTCGGCGTGCTCAGCGGTCTGTATCCGGCCTGGCGCAGCTCCCGCTTGAATCCAGCAGCCGCGCTCAACGGCTGA
- the cdaA gene encoding diadenylate cyclase CdaA, translating into MWEFLKQHWRDGVEILILAVLVYQAYLFFRATRGARILTGLLMLLLGLALVSQLLELEVITWLLQRISVFLAIALVVLFQPELRRVLAELGSHRIFSLNRPDPESLDVLLEAMQQLSARRCGALFAIKRGIDLRLLSETGVSVDAKLSPELITTIFHPKTALHDGGAIIDQGRISAAGCVFPVSQREVRDRAIGLRHRAAMGVTEETDAIALIVSEESGALSLAYRGKLEHDLEPDELRTRLNELLTYGAAAPEPILEEPTRELGPI; encoded by the coding sequence ATGTGGGAATTCTTAAAACAGCACTGGCGCGATGGCGTGGAGATCCTCATCCTCGCCGTGCTGGTCTATCAGGCCTATCTGTTCTTCCGGGCCACCCGTGGAGCACGCATCCTCACCGGCCTGCTCATGCTCCTGCTTGGTCTGGCGCTGGTCTCCCAGTTGCTGGAGCTTGAGGTCATCACTTGGCTGCTTCAGCGCATCTCGGTCTTCCTTGCCATTGCTCTTGTAGTTCTCTTTCAGCCGGAACTGCGCCGCGTCCTGGCCGAGCTGGGCAGCCACCGCATCTTCTCCCTGAACCGGCCCGACCCTGAATCCCTGGACGTCCTCTTGGAAGCCATGCAGCAGCTTTCCGCCCGCCGCTGCGGTGCCCTCTTTGCCATTAAGCGTGGCATCGACCTACGCCTGCTTTCAGAAACCGGCGTCAGTGTGGATGCCAAACTCTCACCCGAGTTGATCACCACCATCTTCCATCCCAAGACCGCCTTGCACGATGGCGGGGCCATCATTGACCAAGGCCGCATCTCGGCAGCAGGCTGTGTCTTCCCCGTCAGTCAAAGGGAGGTGCGTGACCGGGCCATCGGCCTTCGTCACCGCGCTGCCATGGGAGTCACTGAGGAAACCGATGCCATTGCCCTCATCGTCAGCGAGGAAAGCGGAGCCCTGTCCCTGGCTTATCGAGGGAAGCTGGAGCATGATCTTGAACCCGACGAGTTGCGCACCCGCCTCAATGAACTGCTGACCTACGGAGCCGCCGCGCCTGAACCTATCCTGGAGGAGCCAACCCGTGAACTGGGCCCAATTTAA
- a CDS encoding DNA-3-methyladenine glycosylase, translating to MAFLTPAFFQRDVLTVAQDLIGVELVWLGCSGIIVETEAYAVDGDPACHTASRPSARAFVQNHPPGTAYVYFNYGMYWLFNLLVKGGSHDGLILIRALDPRLGIAEMRQRRQKEKLTDLCSGPGKLALALGIGGIHHGIPMTGRSRPSGCGLRTSPSPVEVVSDIRVGISQAVDFPWRYLARDNPHVSVKHGRVKLPSVK from the coding sequence ATGGCCTTTCTCACCCCTGCCTTTTTTCAGCGCGATGTTCTCACCGTCGCCCAGGATCTCATTGGTGTTGAACTCGTCTGGTTAGGCTGTTCAGGCATCATTGTTGAGACGGAGGCTTATGCCGTGGATGGAGATCCCGCCTGCCACACCGCCTCACGCCCCAGCGCCCGCGCTTTTGTCCAAAATCACCCGCCAGGTACTGCCTATGTCTATTTTAATTACGGCATGTACTGGCTCTTTAACCTCTTGGTAAAAGGCGGTTCCCACGATGGTCTCATCCTCATTCGTGCCCTTGATCCCCGCCTTGGCATTGCCGAAATGCGCCAGCGTCGGCAAAAGGAAAAACTGACGGATCTCTGCTCCGGCCCAGGTAAGCTCGCCCTGGCTTTGGGCATCGGCGGCATTCATCATGGCATTCCCATGACCGGTCGTTCCCGCCCCTCCGGCTGCGGTCTGCGCACCAGCCCTTCCCCGGTCGAAGTCGTCAGTGATATCCGCGTCGGCATCAGCCAGGCCGTCGATTTCCCTTGGCGCTACTTGGCCCGTGACAACCCGCATGTCAGCGTGAAGCACGGGCGCGTGAAGCTGCCATCCGTCAAATGA